The following is a genomic window from Chanos chanos chromosome 1, fChaCha1.1, whole genome shotgun sequence.
tgttattCCATTACGCCCCCGAACCCGACATTTACTGTACCATGCTGttccgtttatttatttactgtaagAAGTCACTGAGTTACTCAGTTGGAATGATTAGCTTATATCATTAACAGCTCTAAAGTACGATCAGTTTTTAGTGTACTGAAGTTCCATTCATTTTTGCAGGGCCATTTTGAGAGAGATGGGTCTTCAGAAGAAGATGACAACAGTtcaggccaaaaaaaaatgggagaatcTCAAAAAGAAGTACAAGGTATGATTACTGTTAATCTGGAATGCAGTGAGAAAGCTGGCAGAGAAGTTGGCAATGTTTTACCTCTGTTGCCTTCTAGACTTTCCACTGCTCTACTGTTAACATGGTATCCTCTGTTATCCAGGAGCTGAAAAACCCACCCCCAGGCGCACAGGTTAACCCCACAAGCTGGCGTTGGTTCAAGCTTATGGATGACGCTGTAGAGGGGCGACTTGCTGAAAGTGACCTCAGTGTGTCCATGCTGTCGGTGCCTAACGACAGCAAGGTCCTCGTGGGCAAGAAGTCCAGAGAGAGGGGTCGCAGGCCTTGCAGTAGCGAGATTGAGCTTTTGATTGATGGTGAGGACACAGTGGACTCAGAGGATCCAGAGCAGGGTGAGCTGGAGATGGATGGAGACCAGGATGACATTGAGCAGGAGAGGGCTATGCTGGACGGGGAGAAGCTGGCCCTGGAGAATGAGAGGATGATTCTGGAGTGGGAAAGGATGGTGCTCTTCCGAGAGCAGGCGGGTGTAGAGAGGGAACGGGCTGCGTTGGACCGAGACTGGGCTTCGCTTAGGAGAGAGAAGGCGTCGGTGGAGCGAAAGAGGGCGGCCGTGGAACGGGACCGAGCgcagctggagaaagagagggtggtaatggagagagaatgggagTGGCTGGAGCAAGACAGGACTGTGCTGAACAGGCAGAAGGGAGACGTGTCAGAAGACTGCCCCGAAACCTCAGAGGAGGCTGACAAAAGTACAGATTTGGACCTTGAACCTGCTGTcctggagaggagacagaaattCCTCACCTTATTTGAGAAGTTGATAGAGAACTTCTGAAATATTAACATCTCCAGAAAAGATCACTTGCTGGTATTTTGAGTATGTAATTTGTGTTGCATTTTAAGTCCAGATCAGCATTGAATaactcttgctttctctttgaCAGCCTTTTGTAGCATGAACCCATTGAACTGTCTTTGAATGAAAGTATTTGACTGCAATGACTGGATTTCTGTCAGTCATGCTGACTGAATTAGACATTTAGTACAACTAGGGTAAAAATTTGCTTGATTTTTGACTTGACTGATTTTATAAAACAGTACTTTTGTACATGAACTTCCCTGCTTGGTCTTACACATCTCTGATCAGCTAGGCTATAAATGAAAACGTTAAGCCACCCCTGTTGTGGAGAGGTCATCAAAACAACTTTATTCAATTGTGGTATTTCCATACAAAGCACACAATAGAAGACTATTATATATCCCCACCAGTCCCAACCCCTTCAGTCATACAATAGCTTTTTTGTTCATGTATAGGCTATTGTGCATGGTCAAAAACACTTTGAAATGCCATATACCAAATATTTCAGTTCATGTAAAAAAGTTTTCAGAATATATAAATTTTTATATTACAGTACAGACTTTACAACAAAAATGCTTTGTGTTAGAATGCTTATATTTTATTGCATCTCATATTCAGTTTTACCTTTCAAAAAGTCAGTGAGTTCTGGCTTCAGTTAGTTTagtaaaatgaacattttccaaaaaaaaagtaatagaaTTATTTGAacattaatattatttaataatttttttctttacaaaacaaacatatttaaacaatatttttgcTGGTCCTCATAGCCAGTCCTGAACATGAACATAAAATGCAATACACAAaagatgtttgtttctttatcaATGACTCTTAAGGATAGATTGTGCTCATAGGCTCATAACATTTAATCTAGATTCATATCAAAGCAATCAACAGTTTCCACTTCAGTTATGATGTCCTTtggcaaatgtgtgtgtctttggactGGACACACCCAGGCTTGTCCAGTTATGGTACTTACTCAGTTTGATGTGTTTATAAATGCGTGAGTGAAAGATCCAGTGATCTACTCAATTGTCTTTCTATGTGATTTATGTATGCAGTGTAGTGTTTGCTGCATGTGTAGCTGGAAATCCATTCCAGTAGAAGAAATAAACTCCAGTCTGCCAGCCAGtactgtctttgtgtttgtctgttgatACCAGCCCTTAGTAAAAGACACCTATTCATGTGTGAATCTTTACATGCAtccatggttaaaaaaaatgaaataaaataaaataaaataaagaaaaagttgGGCAAGCACATGGgggttttaatgtgtgtgtttgtgggtgtttgtgtgtgtgtgtgtgtgtgtgtgcatgcttaaaTAAGAGCACCAACAGGAATACGAGGCAAACACACATAGGCCTGTGGGGTCCTGCTGAGGTTGATGGGGTTTCCATCCAGGCGGATGTCTTCCAGCCCATTGCGGATGTAGTTCATATCTTTCAGGTTGCAGAAAGTGTCCTCGTGTAGCATCTGAATGTTGTTATTCTAAGAGACAACACACAATTGTTTATGCGTTTGAAACACGCACCCAaactcttcattttttaatttacaacTTCACCCTACTGGAATCATATTGATCAGTTTTACCCAAGCACTAGCACTCCTGATGCAAATATTCAGTTAAGTGACATGTAACTAACTACATTAATGGAATTAAGCATGTCGATTTGTGCCCAAGACAGAATATGGACAGTGCTGTTTCAAAATGCTATGTTAGGATACATAACACTTGTGCTTTGGTCATTTAAAATTCACACTACATCAGACCTGTTTTTTAATCCAAGCAGATTAAAATAATGAGAGGAGAATTTCAGCATGATGTAAAAAGGGAGTGGATGAAATACAAAGTCATGAGACAGATAAAAAGGCCTATTCAGAGCAAATGAGTGACTCTGAATGTGCAGGGGacaggagggaagaggagggaagaggagggaagaggagggtgggCAGGTACCTGTAGATGCAAAGAGCGCAGGCTGTCAGGCAAAGGCACAGGGATGTAGTCGATGTTGTTGTCTGTCAGGTAGAGGTACAGCAAGCCCGTCATATCCTAAAAGACAGTAGCATTAGTAATTCACAGGTTACTGAATTGTTAGTTTTACCTCAATCAcgtgtttttccccctcttacAGCACTTTTGTTTCTTCTCACAGaagaattctctctttctcttaagtCTATGAGGAGAAATGAAGTCTGAACCATTTTACTGATTTTTATTCATGCctctcagacaaacaaagaagcaTTTAGGAAGGGAACAGTTTGATCCcttaaaatgtcattatttctgTTGTTCCCTGCTCCTTTCCtcaatataaaatgtaaaagtaaagTCAACTAAAATCACAAGGCAACGTAGCTGACAGCTTTTTTGTGTACCTTTGGGCACACATGCTTACAGGTCCCCAAATGTTGAGTTAACTTAAGCAAGTTATGAAGTAAGTTGCCTTAACATGACACAacttttaattatgttttgcccccccccctctctctctctctctctctctctctctctccctctctctccctctctctttctctaacctTGAATGCTTCATTCTGTATGCCTTTGCTGCCCAGGTTGTTATGACTGGCATCAATGAGAGTCATGGTTGGAGGCAGAGGGGGCAGCTGTGCCACGCTGTTCTCCCGCACCACCAGTTCCTCGAGGGCAGGCAGCCCAAAGAGGGCGTCTTCATCAATGGACGAGATGGCATTACTTGTCAGGTCGATCCTCTTCAGCTTGTCtttcaaaacagagacagtattAAATAGCAGTTTGTATTTATTGCATTTACATATACAGAAGATGAGTTATTTTCGTTCTAACACATGACTGATCTGTGCAAATACAGGGATATATACGTCAACCAGTGAGTGTTAGCCCAGAACAGAATTCAAGAGCACTGCTTTATCAGTCtgttgatttattgatttattgacatAAGCTCTGAAACCACTGAAATCTTTTCACTTGGGAGCAGGGACTGATTAATGTAACCACTGTAGTCTATATATATAGAGTATGTGCATCACTGTGTTTTGTCCTCCCAAGCTATTTATCTACATCTGTGTATTCTGCTTCAGAGCAAAAGCAACCCCAGGAAAAAATGTGTACGTACTCAGATTAGCAAAGTCAGACTTGTTGATCTTGGTTATCTTGTTGTAGCGAGCGTAGAAGTGGGTGGTCTCTTTGGGTAGTGGTGGAACACTTTCCAGTTTAAGATCATCACAGTACACGGATCCACCCAGACAAGTGCACAGCAAACAGGTGGGCATTCCTTTACACAAACAGTTTATCAGTACACAGGTAGCAAAGGGGATGTTAGAGAAAACTggtaaaatgcaaataaaattaaaaaacaacaacaacaacgacaacaaaaatcTGCAACTTAGTAAGACACGTGTGAGCAACATGTAGACAGTTATCTTTCCATAAGCAAGAATAATATACTGCTTTGAGTCATCGAGGACAAAAACACTTTGATGCTGTCATAAAAACTTTGAATTTCCAGCAAGTAGCACATAGACATGGTTCACCTTACAATTTGCTAGACATTTGACAGGTGAAGTGGTTTGATGAGTAAACTCCACAAATTACACAACGTTACATTTTAGAGTGGTTGATTTTGGAGAACCAGGCATAGATCAGACTGCATCTGTACTGACCTCGTGTATCAGGGTCAGGTTCAGGCAACCCTGAGCCCCCTGACCCAACAGCACCCCCAGTACCTTCCTGTGGGGTGGTATGGGTAGTCGGAAGTAGCTCCTCCTCTTGTTAGACACAACATTAGGTGTTAAGAGACAGATTAGTGTATGGATTGGACAAAGGGTGGACAGTCGTACAGCTCAGATAGTAAGTGCTGTTGATTATGAAAATgagtaaaacaaatgaacatcaaGGCTGAGAATCAAAAAGTTAAGCAATATTAGCCAGTTAAAATGGGGATGAAATGGAAGCAGAACATATATATCATTTGATATACAAATAATACAGAATATCAAGCACAGTTTGATGTTAGTCACTCGCATTATCCCTGTCAGCTCTCAGTACTGTGTAATGTAAATGACCACAGACTAAAATCAGACTCAGCTGCACAACACAACTCTCTTAACAATAGATTCCTAGCTCAGGTCATTGCCATAGTAACAGCTGTAGTTTCAGTTATAAGGATGTATAGTTAATATATATTTCTGATAAGGTACTGACCTTCCGTTAGGTCAGGGACTAAAATAACCCCTGAGTCCCCTGATTCCCCAGATTCCCCCGACACCCCGGACTCCCCAGACTCCCCAGACTCCCCGGAGACCCCAGAGACCCCTGAGTCTCCAGAGGCCTCCTGGGGTGTCATGCCAGGCACCAGGGGCAGCTCCTCCTCTTGTTAGAGACAAGATGGGGAGGTAAGAGAAAGGTTAGAGTCCCAGGGCAGAGGACAGTTTGTGGTATGCGAGAAACTAACAGTGACCTGAAATTACCCATTACATATGCACATTTAACCAATAATAGTCAGTTAAATGAAGTGATGGCAGACTCAAAGTGAAATGGCTAAAGTCCCATTAACCAGAAGGATCCCTTCACCACTATGTGCCTCAAAACCACACGGCCCTTTATGGAAAGAAACCATATTCTACTCTTTACATAGGGAGCCCACTAAAGCCATTGGTACTGACCTTTGCCAGGGACCAATATTATCCCTGAACCTGAAAACCCAGAACCCCCCGAGGCTCCGGAACCAAGGTCGCCAGAAGCCCCAGAACCTGAAAGATCACCAGAAGCTCCAGAACCGAGAGGCTCCCCAGAACCAGAAACCAGAGGCTCTCCAGAACCGGAAACCAGAGCCTCTCCAGAACCTGAGCCTCCAGAACCCAGAGAGTCTCCAGAAGCTCCAGAAACTTCTCCAGAGCCCAGAGAATCTCCAG
Proteins encoded in this region:
- the LOC115825208 gene encoding caldesmon, whose amino-acid sequence is MDHASYVARMVSDEATDTNDRPEFTYKLSEEELGKFVRLRATNAALFTGRRNAAKMGWRAILREMGLQKKMTTVQAKKKWENLKKKYKELKNPPPGAQVNPTSWRWFKLMDDAVEGRLAESDLSVSMLSVPNDSKVLVGKKSRERGRRPCSSEIELLIDGEDTVDSEDPEQGELEMDGDQDDIEQERAMLDGEKLALENERMILEWERMVLFREQAGVERERAALDRDWASLRREKASVERKRAAVERDRAQLEKERVVMEREWEWLEQDRTVLNRQKGDVSEDCPETSEEADKSTDLDLEPAVLERRQKFLTLFEKLIENF
- the epyc gene encoding epiphycan; protein product: MIMLARFVLGLLVLEMVVASPRRFGRQVELDTYDSNNYDVDIEDLNLKNREDYDYYDGLTIDEPQIEIGTLAPDEDSDPEPAASLEEEEDEQEEEESEKPIRPMLISQGSGGSGVLMGPDAKGGMPTCLLCTCLGGSVYCDDLKLESVPPLPKETTHFYARYNKITKINKSDFANLNKLKRIDLTSNAISSIDEDALFGLPALEELVVRENSVAQLPPLPPTMTLIDASHNNLGSKGIQNEAFKDMTGLLYLYLTDNNIDYIPVPLPDSLRSLHLQNNNIQMLHEDTFCNLKDMNYIRNGLEDIRLDGNPINLSRTPQAYVCLPRIPVGALI